From the Leifsonia sp. AG29 genome, one window contains:
- a CDS encoding DUF4148 domain-containing protein — MTPRAVCTSRLVLREVGLTALLIVAALSGCAQLPKSAREITQVEDQDRAERAEVRQEIQRLYDEATALVADTWPTAPEEEWGTGCGDYADGTPSESWNIANQYKGPTKSGPEETAERVAQLWTERGFPTRVVEDNRIFPPRKVVSYPPYLTGVRKDGFGIEFTIGENYADFVGNSQCAPIDPDDPLLPKNW; from the coding sequence ATGACCCCCCGAGCAGTGTGCACCTCCCGCCTGGTGCTGCGTGAGGTAGGTCTCACGGCGCTGCTGATCGTCGCCGCCCTGTCGGGGTGCGCGCAGCTACCGAAGTCCGCGAGGGAGATCACGCAGGTGGAAGACCAGGACAGAGCCGAACGTGCAGAAGTTCGGCAGGAAATCCAGCGGCTCTACGACGAGGCGACGGCGTTGGTCGCGGACACCTGGCCGACCGCGCCGGAAGAGGAGTGGGGGACCGGGTGCGGCGACTACGCCGATGGCACCCCGTCCGAGAGCTGGAACATTGCGAATCAGTACAAGGGCCCGACAAAATCCGGTCCGGAGGAGACGGCGGAGCGAGTTGCGCAGTTGTGGACCGAGCGCGGGTTCCCGACGAGGGTGGTCGAGGACAACAGGATCTTCCCGCCCAGGAAGGTCGTGTCCTACCCGCCGTATCTGACCGGGGTTCGCAAGGACGGTTTCGGGATCGAGTTCACCATCGGTGAAAACTATGCCGACTTCGTCGGGAACAGCCAGTGTGCTCCTATCGACCCCGACGACCCGCTACTGCCCAAGAACTGGTGA
- a CDS encoding alpha/beta hydrolase, translating to MGLIYDSDDSSAMTSALSANVAAASAVLDELAGASKRLLAGLGTGELSGKGYSAVEALFARVILPCIARAKGEVDAIRGELDTYTREDAKISRYGVLKEDELKTQLMATKRQRDATERLIEVNTRAADSLAAVPALSDALRIKNTQLELVLNQLDNDVRDLEDRLTVLQAFAAGTRGLFQDRVTKLRSAVEEAVALLGQLGAGAGVSAPAARKKALVYLAGLSSSKDWARATPGELSSLLNGASPSQLKTMLAAHPELLRRFWDHPPAPKKTAAWWKKLSATQRREWAEAVPRLVGNLDGVPPRVRSDANRACLVTDLADAKKRLANAKADPELASPFEGVQRLALNRLAEAQKLADTLVRIDRAYGRGPTGAPPRELYVYQPGERTKVAISTGLLEAAEHICVLVPGMGTTANDIGRYGNAARDMRQQQRKASGVDPNEIAVLSWLDYDPPGSADVWGVAHDDLAKAGAVRLGNTLRGLTAVKGWPAKAAGLSVVAHSYGTNVATLALREKGVTAGHLVLLGSAGVAGRTPTAAALHVPGGEVYAAQGTRDEWAGIGQFASGRTDPTWPSFGAHTFSAEDTSLDGLDLKGITQHGPFGDSPSSSEAFSYLDNRTSAQYATAMATMGRGQEIPVWGAPHERLPVPNPEPQTRPTPSGARR from the coding sequence GTGGGGTTGATCTACGACTCGGACGACTCGAGCGCCATGACGTCCGCGTTGTCGGCCAACGTCGCCGCCGCATCCGCGGTGCTCGACGAGCTGGCGGGAGCGTCGAAGCGGCTTCTCGCCGGTCTGGGTACAGGCGAGCTGTCCGGCAAAGGCTATTCCGCCGTCGAGGCGTTGTTCGCTAGGGTCATCCTGCCCTGCATCGCCCGGGCGAAGGGCGAAGTCGACGCCATCCGGGGTGAGCTCGACACGTACACCAGGGAAGACGCGAAGATCAGCCGCTATGGCGTCCTGAAAGAGGACGAGCTCAAGACGCAGCTCATGGCGACCAAGAGGCAGCGGGATGCCACTGAACGCCTGATCGAGGTCAACACTCGCGCCGCAGACTCCCTGGCCGCGGTGCCGGCTTTGAGCGACGCGCTGCGAATCAAGAACACTCAGTTGGAACTCGTGCTGAATCAGCTGGACAACGACGTCCGGGACTTGGAGGACAGGTTGACGGTGCTCCAGGCCTTCGCTGCCGGGACGCGGGGACTGTTTCAAGACCGCGTGACAAAGTTGAGATCCGCCGTCGAGGAGGCCGTCGCTCTGCTGGGGCAACTCGGCGCGGGCGCCGGGGTCAGTGCTCCAGCAGCGAGGAAGAAGGCTCTCGTTTACTTGGCAGGCCTGAGCTCTTCGAAAGACTGGGCGAGAGCTACTCCTGGCGAGCTGTCGTCGCTCCTGAACGGCGCGTCCCCGTCGCAGCTGAAGACGATGCTGGCAGCCCACCCTGAACTCCTCCGAAGATTCTGGGACCACCCGCCCGCGCCGAAGAAGACGGCTGCGTGGTGGAAAAAGCTCAGTGCGACGCAGCGGAGGGAATGGGCCGAAGCGGTTCCTAGGCTCGTCGGCAACCTCGACGGAGTCCCCCCACGAGTTCGGTCCGATGCGAACCGGGCGTGCTTGGTCACTGATCTCGCCGACGCGAAGAAGCGGCTCGCGAACGCCAAGGCGGACCCGGAGCTCGCATCGCCGTTCGAGGGGGTCCAGCGGCTGGCCCTGAATCGTCTCGCGGAGGCGCAGAAGCTGGCGGACACGCTCGTCCGAATCGACAGGGCCTACGGCCGGGGTCCGACCGGCGCCCCGCCGCGCGAGTTGTATGTCTATCAACCCGGCGAACGCACCAAGGTCGCCATCAGCACCGGGCTCCTTGAAGCCGCAGAGCACATCTGTGTCTTGGTGCCTGGAATGGGGACCACCGCGAACGATATTGGGCGGTACGGCAACGCTGCGCGGGATATGAGGCAGCAACAAAGGAAGGCGTCCGGGGTCGATCCAAACGAGATCGCAGTGCTGTCGTGGCTAGACTACGACCCTCCCGGGAGCGCGGACGTGTGGGGGGTCGCGCACGACGACCTTGCGAAAGCAGGGGCGGTACGCCTCGGAAACACCCTGCGTGGTTTGACCGCGGTCAAAGGCTGGCCCGCGAAGGCGGCGGGACTCTCTGTCGTGGCGCACTCGTATGGCACTAACGTCGCCACGCTCGCCTTGAGAGAGAAGGGCGTCACGGCGGGGCACCTTGTGCTCCTCGGATCAGCGGGGGTGGCCGGGAGAACTCCGACAGCAGCGGCGTTGCACGTGCCGGGCGGCGAGGTGTACGCGGCCCAGGGTACCCGGGACGAATGGGCCGGGATCGGGCAGTTCGCTTCTGGGCGCACCGACCCCACTTGGCCCAGCTTCGGCGCGCACACATTCAGCGCAGAGGACACGTCACTGGATGGTCTCGACCTGAAGGGAATCACTCAGCACGGCCCGTTCGGCGATAGCCCGAGCTCTTCTGAAGCCTTCAGTTATCTCGACAACCGCACGTCCGCTCAGTACGCCACAGCAATGGCGACCATGGGGCGCGGCCAGGAGATTCCGGTCTGGGGCGCACCGCACGAGCGGTTGCCAGTGCCGAACCCGGAGCCCCAGACCAGACCAACCCCGAGCGGAGCAAGACGATGA